One part of the Natrinema caseinilyticum genome encodes these proteins:
- a CDS encoding ParA family protein, which produces MSETTPPEVIAVSFQKGGTGKTFTALNLAGGLAARGFDVLLVDLDPQGSLTANLGKREVYEDIDQLSLDNVLLDVNKWSQINEIILTDHEEFDLIPSNTTFNGNKTPLDSADAGENRLGKVIEQIDHEYHFIVCDCPPDLSAYSKNAVTAGENVIVPMQPRSEMIHSANLLFDHYETLGMMHSLEIEYLAFTMTYDSTKLTKEKRKVIDWFEDTFDEKGVLVDDRAAFDRAKWNQASIYTHSEAVKNDQFPVFDQVVQLVLEQTSPPDHDVDLEHARNMSTEELRDRIKEAPEA; this is translated from the coding sequence ATGTCGGAAACCACCCCACCAGAGGTAATCGCAGTATCGTTCCAGAAAGGCGGAACAGGAAAGACCTTCACCGCACTCAACCTCGCGGGTGGCCTCGCAGCACGCGGATTCGATGTCCTCCTTGTCGACCTCGATCCACAGGGGTCGCTCACGGCAAACCTTGGCAAGAGGGAAGTCTACGAGGACATCGACCAGCTGTCACTGGACAACGTTCTCCTCGACGTGAACAAGTGGTCTCAGATCAACGAGATCATCCTCACCGATCACGAGGAGTTCGATCTCATCCCGTCGAACACGACGTTCAACGGGAACAAGACGCCGCTCGACTCGGCTGATGCCGGTGAGAATCGCCTCGGAAAGGTCATCGAGCAGATCGACCACGAGTACCATTTCATCGTCTGTGACTGCCCCCCTGATCTCTCTGCATACTCGAAGAATGCGGTTACGGCCGGCGAGAACGTCATCGTCCCGATGCAGCCGCGTTCAGAGATGATTCACTCGGCGAACCTTCTGTTTGACCACTACGAGACGCTGGGGATGATGCACAGCCTCGAAATCGAATATCTCGCGTTCACGATGACCTACGACTCGACGAAGCTCACCAAGGAGAAGCGGAAGGTCATCGACTGGTTCGAGGACACGTTCGACGAGAAAGGCGTCCTCGTCGACGACCGGGCGGCCTTCGACCGGGCGAAATGGAACCAAGCGTCGATATACACGCACAGTGAGGCTGTCAAGAACGACCAGTTCCCCGTGTTCGACCAGGTCGTACAGCTTGTCCTCGAGCAGACATCACCGCCAGATCACGACGTCGACCTCGAACACGCACGGAACATGAGCACGGAAGAACTCCGGGACCGCATCAAGGAGGCTCCTGAAGCATGA
- a CDS encoding helicase-related protein, with the protein MNDFEPGDAILLNGQPAEVIKTYSVGDLDYLRAYVENVGVKTVCIDDVNIEPKREQLGALDTTTAGQLHPDHDAVSAEWFDLRSQALQLQIAHEQGQLLSISNSLVRLEPYQLACVNWVMQKLRQRALIADDVGLGKTIEAGLILKELTARNRADRVLFVVPAHLQKKWIRDMDRFFDISLTPGDRQWVEGERRRLGEEANIWNQDHQQMVASMAFLRQEEFRDELDNAFWDVVVVDEAHKAAKRGESPSKTSKMVERVADNSDSLLLLSATPHDGKGDAFRSLVEYIDPFLVAEDQELSKEAVDRVMMRRGKQTIYDDNGERIFPNREVGTIPVERTHEERQFYQAVTEYVKHVYNRSEQLNEPAVGFAMALMQKRLVSSIGAIKATLSRRLANLVDQQSTATSLSEEATAYLEGEDLDEADKQKAEEELAGLTITESDAQLEEEIETLRDLVSLAEGIPVDSKAQKVRRYIQQLLEENPNEKVLLFTEYRDTLDYILDLVKDEPWADEILTIHGDVDKEDRAKIEDEFNHGQSRLLFATDAASEGIDLQHSCHIMVNYELPWNPNRLEQRIGRLHRYGQDKEVKVWNFTFEDTREGEIFEMLQDKVENIRGKLGNTADVLGMLDDIDVDSLIMESIRNDEPASATKEELEELIDERQRTLQEWYERSLVDTSTFDQESREKIQEVMDQSEDVYGSEADIREFFERGIGALGGDVEKAGTNLFRAELPDALSRTTDGEPYGPFTFNREFAMDHDDIEYISPDARLVQELMQCVLDGEQGAVGLKMLPFVVDPGITYNYRVRFEDGTGEVIREEILPVFVDAAHNDPQERLGQRVVDGDSIKGSPDEEPIRVLLENEGEMRSSADRYISQRVESRRDDLQKRRREETQQELEDLEAYAESERERIETFIADYERKAEAGTDMDIAIRRQRDRLSKLEERIEQRRQELQRKAQVISLAPEIENLCLTLSI; encoded by the coding sequence ATGAATGACTTCGAACCCGGAGATGCGATTCTCCTCAACGGTCAGCCCGCCGAGGTCATAAAGACGTACTCCGTCGGTGATCTTGATTATCTCAGAGCCTACGTCGAGAACGTCGGTGTGAAGACCGTCTGCATCGACGACGTGAACATCGAGCCGAAGCGAGAACAACTCGGCGCACTCGATACCACAACTGCTGGGCAACTCCATCCGGATCACGACGCTGTCTCTGCGGAGTGGTTCGATCTTCGCTCGCAAGCCCTCCAGCTCCAGATCGCGCACGAGCAAGGCCAACTGCTCAGCATCTCCAACTCGCTGGTTCGCCTGGAGCCGTACCAACTGGCCTGCGTCAACTGGGTGATGCAGAAGCTCCGCCAGCGGGCACTCATCGCTGACGACGTCGGGCTGGGGAAGACCATCGAGGCGGGGCTCATCCTCAAAGAACTCACTGCACGCAATCGTGCAGATCGGGTGCTGTTCGTGGTCCCTGCCCATCTCCAGAAGAAGTGGATTCGGGATATGGACCGCTTCTTCGATATCTCTCTGACGCCTGGCGACCGACAGTGGGTCGAGGGCGAGCGCCGCCGGCTGGGTGAGGAGGCGAACATCTGGAACCAGGACCACCAGCAGATGGTCGCGAGTATGGCGTTTCTGCGTCAGGAGGAATTCCGTGACGAACTCGACAATGCGTTCTGGGACGTTGTTGTCGTCGACGAAGCACACAAGGCGGCCAAGCGCGGCGAGTCCCCGAGCAAGACCTCGAAGATGGTCGAACGCGTCGCCGACAACTCTGACTCACTGCTGCTCCTCAGTGCAACCCCACACGACGGGAAGGGAGACGCCTTCCGCTCGCTCGTCGAATATATCGACCCGTTCCTCGTCGCGGAAGATCAGGAACTCTCGAAAGAGGCCGTCGACCGCGTGATGATGCGTCGCGGCAAGCAAACGATCTACGACGACAACGGTGAACGGATCTTCCCGAATCGCGAGGTAGGGACGATTCCTGTCGAGCGGACACACGAAGAGCGGCAGTTCTACCAGGCAGTCACCGAGTACGTCAAACACGTCTACAATCGCTCGGAGCAGCTCAACGAGCCTGCAGTCGGCTTCGCGATGGCGCTGATGCAGAAGCGCCTCGTGAGCAGTATCGGCGCGATCAAAGCCACCCTAAGCCGACGACTCGCGAACCTGGTCGACCAACAGTCCACTGCGACCTCGCTTTCTGAAGAGGCCACTGCCTACCTCGAAGGCGAAGACCTCGACGAAGCAGACAAGCAGAAGGCAGAGGAAGAGCTCGCAGGTCTCACCATTACCGAGAGCGACGCTCAACTCGAAGAGGAGATCGAAACGCTTCGTGACCTCGTCTCTCTCGCCGAAGGAATCCCAGTTGATTCGAAGGCCCAGAAAGTCCGTCGCTACATCCAGCAACTCCTTGAGGAGAACCCGAACGAAAAGGTGCTGCTGTTCACCGAGTACCGTGATACGCTCGATTACATTCTCGATCTCGTGAAGGACGAACCGTGGGCCGACGAGATTCTAACTATCCACGGGGACGTCGACAAAGAGGATCGGGCGAAGATCGAAGACGAGTTCAACCACGGACAGTCTCGACTCCTGTTCGCGACCGACGCGGCGAGCGAAGGGATCGACCTCCAGCACAGTTGCCACATCATGGTCAACTACGAGCTGCCGTGGAATCCGAACCGGCTCGAACAGCGGATCGGTCGCCTCCACCGGTACGGCCAGGACAAGGAAGTGAAGGTGTGGAACTTCACGTTCGAGGACACTCGCGAAGGTGAGATCTTCGAGATGCTCCAGGACAAAGTCGAGAACATCCGGGGGAAGCTCGGAAACACTGCTGACGTCCTCGGGATGCTCGACGATATCGACGTGGACTCGCTCATCATGGAGTCTATCCGGAATGACGAACCAGCGAGTGCGACGAAAGAGGAACTGGAGGAACTCATCGACGAACGACAGCGGACGCTCCAGGAGTGGTACGAGCGCAGTCTCGTCGACACGAGTACCTTCGACCAGGAGAGCCGAGAGAAGATTCAGGAAGTGATGGATCAGTCCGAGGACGTCTATGGCAGCGAGGCTGACATTCGGGAGTTCTTCGAACGTGGGATTGGGGCACTTGGCGGCGATGTCGAAAAAGCCGGGACGAATCTGTTTCGGGCCGAGTTACCCGATGCACTCAGTCGGACAACCGATGGCGAGCCCTATGGTCCGTTCACGTTCAACCGCGAGTTCGCAATGGATCACGACGACATCGAATATATCTCTCCAGACGCACGGTTGGTCCAGGAGTTGATGCAGTGTGTCCTCGACGGCGAACAGGGTGCGGTTGGTCTCAAGATGCTTCCGTTCGTCGTCGACCCAGGAATCACCTATAACTACCGAGTCCGATTTGAGGACGGTACCGGCGAAGTGATTCGTGAAGAGATTCTCCCAGTCTTTGTCGATGCAGCACACAACGATCCGCAAGAGCGCCTCGGACAGCGAGTTGTCGATGGGGATAGCATCAAAGGTTCGCCCGATGAAGAGCCGATTCGAGTCCTGCTAGAAAACGAGGGTGAGATGCGGTCGTCTGCCGACCGATACATTAGTCAACGTGTTGAGTCACGTCGAGACGACCTCCAGAAACGGAGGCGTGAAGAGACGCAACAAGAACTTGAAGATCTTGAAGCATATGCGGAATCCGAACGAGAACGGATTGAGACGTTTATCGCCGACTACGAGCGGAAGGCAGAAGCAGGGACGGACATGGATATCGCAATCAGAAGACAGCGGGATCGACTCTCGAAGCTCGAAGAACGCATCGAACAACGCCGGCAGGAGCTACAGCGGAAGGCACAGGTCATCTCGCTTGCTCCTGAAATCGAGAATCTCTGCTTAACTCTCTCGATATAA
- the pglZ gene encoding BREX-5 system phosphatase PglZ: MPATKTLPQCAHDAIESAIDEAADEEPVVLWWDDGGYLRDIIRNTSHQLGCEFRAAEQTPLELRAEAPRDRTIWYVPQASSDDVDWFKDVEHTGDVIEQHIGKLAARCFENDRLQAATIRTAYEDADDREKVAKTLYEELNGQGGLPSLQGLQTKIVLDGHDDPVQFVLEHGTEGLPGEDDLIEIRDLLVDNGVAAVEGVSDAQTIVERTRRWAVAEWLVDEGLDKSMLPQEYQPEASSGFGVSRPELRSVLSKTERTQELARVYLDPDQRFWHDVLRTYDDPWELVDCPVDASLEHRLWDEWTQSFHAGDYEQCATQAEQRHERLDATYGDVPWTQLWEQAIDIATLANELETWEEGGDTGDVVELYGDVENGTWQIDNAVFNLIISGEPETALPEEHPATAKLEDLRSSLVESRYLEYLTDLGDLVEDQIKAGSPFVGENHAHQFFAEEQEHLQSGQSVALFIVDALRFDLAHELAESIRRELPQLEVDESKWVGTLPSDTEFGKAALTPGSKFSFNIELQDGELVPERNGRKITNHRRQTLLENDGWSYIMQDAEDEVGWSNTRVAYYWNDIDETGEKELTDFEELFSDRIDAISRIITEKLRKGEWDRAYILSDHGFVSLPRHVDINDLHPPSNAEKVTRRWVAGADLDDDAPGVLLDEDTHLGYLDDDARISILTDPIQRFRNQGLPDARFYHGGVLPQEFVLNFVTITQE; encoded by the coding sequence ATGCCCGCGACGAAGACACTCCCACAGTGCGCTCACGACGCTATCGAGAGTGCTATCGACGAAGCCGCTGACGAGGAACCGGTCGTCCTCTGGTGGGACGACGGCGGCTACCTCCGTGACATTATCCGAAACACTAGCCACCAACTCGGCTGCGAGTTTCGGGCCGCGGAACAGACGCCACTGGAGCTTCGCGCAGAGGCACCACGAGACCGAACCATCTGGTACGTCCCACAGGCCAGCAGCGACGACGTCGACTGGTTCAAAGACGTCGAGCACACCGGCGACGTGATCGAACAGCACATCGGGAAGCTCGCAGCCCGCTGCTTCGAGAACGACCGGCTTCAAGCGGCGACGATTCGAACAGCCTACGAGGACGCCGACGACCGAGAGAAAGTCGCCAAGACGCTCTATGAAGAACTCAACGGCCAAGGTGGCCTTCCATCGCTCCAGGGCCTCCAGACGAAGATCGTCCTCGACGGGCACGACGATCCCGTGCAGTTCGTCCTCGAACACGGCACTGAGGGCCTCCCCGGCGAAGATGACCTCATCGAGATTCGGGATCTCTTGGTCGACAACGGCGTGGCGGCCGTCGAAGGCGTGAGCGACGCCCAGACTATCGTCGAACGAACGCGACGCTGGGCCGTTGCGGAGTGGCTCGTCGACGAGGGGCTGGACAAATCCATGCTCCCTCAGGAGTACCAGCCCGAAGCCAGCAGTGGATTCGGCGTCTCCAGACCAGAACTCCGCTCCGTCCTGAGCAAAACCGAACGCACACAGGAACTGGCTCGCGTCTACCTCGACCCTGACCAGCGGTTCTGGCACGATGTCCTCCGTACCTACGACGACCCGTGGGAGCTCGTCGACTGTCCCGTCGACGCCTCGCTCGAACACCGCCTCTGGGACGAGTGGACGCAGTCCTTCCACGCCGGCGACTACGAACAGTGTGCAACCCAGGCGGAACAACGCCACGAGCGCCTCGACGCGACCTACGGCGACGTTCCGTGGACACAACTCTGGGAGCAGGCCATCGACATTGCGACGCTCGCGAACGAACTCGAAACCTGGGAGGAAGGCGGCGATACTGGTGATGTCGTGGAGCTATACGGTGACGTAGAGAATGGAACGTGGCAGATCGACAACGCCGTGTTCAACCTCATAATCTCCGGCGAACCGGAAACCGCCCTTCCAGAAGAGCATCCTGCAACCGCGAAACTCGAGGATCTCCGCTCGTCGCTGGTCGAATCCAGATACCTGGAGTACCTCACTGATCTGGGCGACCTCGTCGAGGACCAGATCAAGGCGGGCTCGCCGTTCGTCGGCGAGAACCACGCCCACCAGTTCTTCGCCGAAGAGCAGGAACACCTCCAGAGCGGTCAGAGCGTCGCGCTGTTCATCGTCGACGCCTTGCGCTTCGACCTCGCACACGAACTCGCAGAGTCCATTCGGAGAGAACTTCCCCAGCTCGAAGTTGACGAGAGCAAGTGGGTAGGAACTCTTCCCTCTGATACCGAGTTCGGAAAGGCTGCACTCACCCCCGGCAGCAAGTTCAGCTTCAACATCGAACTGCAGGACGGCGAGCTCGTTCCCGAACGGAACGGACGCAAGATTACGAATCATCGCCGACAGACGCTCCTCGAGAACGACGGCTGGAGCTACATCATGCAGGACGCCGAGGACGAGGTCGGCTGGAGCAACACACGCGTCGCCTACTACTGGAACGACATCGACGAGACCGGCGAGAAAGAACTCACGGACTTCGAGGAGCTGTTCAGCGACCGAATCGACGCCATCTCCCGGATCATCACCGAGAAGCTCCGGAAAGGCGAGTGGGACCGTGCGTACATCCTCTCCGATCACGGCTTCGTCTCACTCCCACGGCACGTCGACATCAACGATCTGCATCCACCGAGCAACGCCGAGAAAGTGACCCGTCGGTGGGTCGCCGGCGCAGACCTCGACGACGACGCACCTGGCGTCTTGCTGGACGAAGACACACATCTGGGCTACCTCGACGACGATGCCAGAATCAGCATCCTGACTGACCCGATTCAGCGATTCAGGAACCAGGGACTTCCGGATGCTCGCTTCTATCACGGCGGCGTCCTCCCGCAAGAGTTCGTCCTGAACTTCGTCACGATCACGCAGGAGTGA
- the pglX gene encoding BREX-5 system adenine-specific DNA-methyltransferase PglX, producing MESDSLSQQKAQLDKAEREHLEDVVTGMRDRVEDNVRFQLTQQGLDDEPDEKDGLDEETSSLVEAIELEAVDGHSWDDGFEQYITGVGYTIVNRLAALRCMEVRNFIEEEVTVFKENGLTPAAETLVHEEFLLEDEAILEAYHRTCDTLAEEIEILFDRSSAYSLVDPDDDTFEELCEMLDSVPDEVWRADDVLGWVYEYYNVKLLDDLRRKGDREGLEPEDVPAANQFYTPHWVVRMLTDNSLGKLYLEHTGELQDVVEAQEGFSPAERKNRPLSPDESSDIADFCTYLVPSEEEGEPTDFDHPEELRVIDPACGSGHFLLYAFDVLERIWRAETDLSEEKIPRKILQHNLYGVDLDMRACQLAAFNLYLKGRTRAETEGADGFDMPEVGIVCADAKVADVDGVEAVFDEVAGDDPKVEDALRRILDAFEEVHGLGSLLDVRGTLGDLFEDDSDTEGVQITLDDDPTADHTLGQVLHSLREAVEEHRDSDSFLAQDLRSFVRLLDILAQDYDVALMNPPYGARNRMPETVREYVRDRFSYPPEFYINFFEVCDNLTVNSGRVGMLVPWSFMFKNTFQQFREDFVGDQGGFDFLCEFGYDILDNAMVGTVGTVVRTGTTLNDMGTFIRLHDLDAKKKENQYLSVLSNSIESDVRRFFEIELSTFEQIPRTPICYSIPAEVLELHDTDSKLDADSARIDGDSVGNAANGMNTGDNSRFLTNHWAATPDEYIPYAKGGTDAWIVPTSNIMINWAGGGTEVKRFTGSVIKNAELYGRQGLTWTYAKRTGRRYGYFPAGGAFDGKGSMYFPEDTSLWQMMGVLNSSLYHNLFLSLTPERDWQVGDVGRIPWRTELELDEIEDLAKEQFRVMSRNHIHDPISQYYIGPELLPSDAVSGFFYDHPHTEEREISDFDARESFTDKPEQSIARIARRAKQNELIRRQRLEELSGEIDSVIYEELEISKQIQRYIEKEIFLRTSETPEDREVPDPESIPEVPENIEKQVKDLIHHFAIEAVQQAEDGIVPLQNLDDRASMLDRIVERFEAAYGKHATDRLVEVDEILGSESATDEAYPNIQTFVTEELFDYHVDRMENTPVLWKVTTERLMADSIGEGFACFIDYHSLDSGVLDRLANQYLEPRKAELRERRSAANRRRGDESLSPSDQAEAAQEYEQCVSALNQISVLEDVMQELGSTHERDFDAEDRELANELSRKVNVFCDETRERVETLAQLHEHQSTSWFKETFSDKFWETVEEWRAEWIDALDDLECACQAYAKPSDESVEAHLADLFDYFNDRLKGSDHYSSTGILFMTYYFEREGSEFLDDNGEPYENLKDEERLLASLATGLDDPSVVNEEFLEAIADDEGVDDVDDLSPLAQFKALAEEIDDRCQTIDKRIPSDWTDRALSEITTEGYQPNHKHGVAINITPLAEAEIVPKTVGDDVL from the coding sequence ATGGAAAGTGATTCTCTCTCTCAACAGAAGGCGCAACTGGATAAGGCCGAACGCGAACACCTCGAAGATGTCGTTACCGGGATGCGGGATCGGGTCGAAGATAACGTCCGATTCCAGCTCACGCAGCAAGGGCTCGACGACGAGCCAGATGAGAAGGATGGACTGGACGAGGAAACGTCGTCGCTTGTCGAGGCGATCGAACTGGAAGCCGTGGACGGTCACTCCTGGGATGACGGCTTCGAGCAGTACATCACGGGCGTCGGCTACACAATCGTCAACCGGCTGGCTGCGCTCCGCTGTATGGAGGTCCGTAACTTCATCGAAGAGGAGGTCACTGTCTTCAAGGAGAACGGTCTGACACCTGCTGCGGAGACGCTCGTCCACGAGGAGTTCCTGCTTGAAGATGAGGCTATTCTAGAGGCGTACCATCGTACATGCGATACTCTTGCTGAAGAGATCGAGATTCTATTCGATCGCTCGTCGGCATACAGCCTCGTCGATCCTGATGACGATACCTTCGAGGAACTCTGCGAAATGCTCGACTCCGTCCCCGACGAGGTCTGGCGGGCGGACGATGTGCTTGGATGGGTCTACGAGTACTACAACGTCAAGCTGCTCGACGACCTGCGCCGCAAAGGCGACCGTGAAGGTCTCGAACCCGAGGACGTTCCCGCGGCGAACCAGTTCTATACGCCCCACTGGGTCGTCCGGATGCTCACCGACAATTCCCTCGGGAAACTCTACCTCGAACACACCGGCGAATTGCAGGACGTCGTCGAAGCGCAGGAAGGTTTCTCCCCGGCTGAGCGCAAGAATCGACCGCTCTCCCCAGACGAGTCATCCGACATAGCGGATTTCTGTACCTATCTCGTACCCTCTGAAGAGGAGGGTGAGCCGACCGATTTCGACCACCCGGAGGAGCTACGCGTCATCGACCCTGCCTGTGGGAGCGGACACTTCCTGCTGTACGCGTTCGACGTCCTGGAGCGTATCTGGCGTGCTGAGACGGATCTCTCCGAGGAGAAGATCCCTCGGAAGATTCTCCAGCACAATCTCTACGGCGTCGACCTGGACATGCGGGCCTGCCAGCTCGCGGCGTTCAATCTGTATCTGAAGGGTCGGACCCGCGCAGAGACGGAAGGTGCTGACGGGTTCGATATGCCCGAAGTCGGCATCGTCTGTGCGGACGCAAAGGTGGCCGACGTCGACGGCGTCGAGGCAGTGTTCGACGAGGTGGCCGGCGACGATCCGAAGGTCGAAGACGCTCTCAGGCGAATCCTCGACGCCTTCGAGGAGGTTCACGGGCTCGGGAGTCTGCTCGACGTTCGCGGGACGCTCGGTGACCTATTCGAGGACGACAGCGATACAGAAGGAGTTCAGATCACGCTCGACGACGACCCGACGGCAGACCACACACTCGGACAGGTGCTACACAGTCTGCGTGAGGCTGTCGAAGAACACAGAGACTCGGACTCGTTCCTCGCACAGGACCTCCGGAGCTTCGTGCGGCTTCTGGATATTCTGGCTCAGGACTACGATGTGGCGCTGATGAACCCGCCCTACGGCGCGCGCAATCGGATGCCCGAAACTGTACGCGAGTACGTCAGGGATCGGTTCAGTTACCCTCCAGAATTTTACATCAACTTCTTTGAAGTATGTGACAACTTGACTGTCAATAGTGGACGAGTCGGAATGCTCGTCCCGTGGAGTTTTATGTTCAAAAACACTTTCCAGCAGTTCCGGGAAGATTTCGTAGGCGACCAGGGTGGTTTCGATTTCCTATGCGAATTCGGCTATGATATCCTGGACAATGCTATGGTTGGGACTGTCGGAACCGTCGTACGGACGGGAACGACTCTCAATGATATGGGGACGTTCATCCGACTTCACGATTTGGATGCCAAGAAAAAAGAAAACCAGTATCTTTCAGTCCTGTCGAATTCGATCGAGTCGGACGTTCGACGGTTCTTCGAGATCGAATTGAGTACCTTCGAGCAGATTCCTCGAACGCCGATTTGCTACTCTATTCCAGCGGAAGTACTCGAATTACACGATACGGACTCAAAACTGGATGCCGATTCAGCTCGAATTGATGGGGACTCAGTCGGAAATGCCGCAAACGGAATGAATACCGGAGACAACAGTCGATTCTTAACGAACCACTGGGCAGCGACCCCTGATGAGTATATTCCATACGCTAAAGGGGGGACAGATGCGTGGATTGTGCCAACGTCGAACATCATGATTAACTGGGCTGGTGGCGGGACAGAGGTGAAACGATTCACCGGTTCGGTTATCAAAAACGCCGAATTATACGGACGACAAGGACTGACATGGACCTACGCGAAACGGACGGGTAGACGGTACGGCTACTTCCCTGCCGGGGGTGCCTTCGACGGCAAAGGGTCGATGTACTTCCCAGAAGATACCTCACTCTGGCAGATGATGGGCGTCCTGAACTCCTCCCTCTACCATAACTTATTCCTCTCACTCACACCCGAGCGAGATTGGCAGGTCGGTGACGTCGGCCGTATTCCGTGGCGGACCGAACTCGAACTCGACGAGATAGAGGACCTCGCAAAGGAACAGTTCCGCGTGATGTCACGTAACCATATTCATGATCCAATCAGTCAGTACTACATAGGCCCAGAATTGCTGCCGTCTGATGCGGTGTCTGGGTTCTTCTACGACCATCCACACACCGAAGAACGCGAGATATCTGATTTTGATGCAAGAGAGTCTTTCACTGACAAACCAGAGCAGTCGATTGCTAGAATCGCGAGGAGGGCGAAGCAGAATGAACTGATTAGAAGACAGCGACTGGAAGAACTATCAGGTGAAATTGACTCTGTAATCTACGAAGAGTTGGAAATCAGTAAGCAAATACAGAGATACATTGAAAAGGAAATTTTCCTCCGCACCTCTGAAACCCCAGAAGATCGTGAGGTCCCAGACCCAGAATCGATTCCGGAAGTCCCAGAGAATATCGAGAAGCAGGTCAAAGACCTCATACATCACTTCGCGATTGAGGCTGTTCAGCAGGCAGAGGATGGCATCGTCCCGCTTCAGAACTTGGACGACCGAGCGTCGATGCTTGACCGGATTGTTGAGCGTTTCGAAGCGGCCTATGGCAAACACGCAACTGACCGTCTTGTCGAAGTTGACGAGATTCTTGGGAGCGAATCCGCTACAGATGAGGCTTATCCAAATATACAAACGTTTGTCACGGAGGAACTGTTTGACTACCACGTCGACCGCATGGAGAACACGCCAGTTCTCTGGAAGGTCACCACCGAACGCCTTATGGCCGACTCGATAGGTGAGGGATTCGCTTGCTTCATCGATTATCATAGCCTCGATTCAGGTGTATTGGATCGACTCGCTAATCAGTACCTCGAACCTCGAAAGGCTGAACTTCGAGAACGACGCAGTGCCGCAAACCGCCGTCGAGGCGATGAATCGTTGTCGCCCAGCGATCAGGCCGAAGCTGCACAGGAGTACGAGCAGTGTGTGAGCGCGCTCAACCAGATTTCGGTCCTCGAAGATGTAATGCAGGAACTCGGGAGTACCCACGAACGCGACTTCGATGCTGAGGACCGCGAACTCGCCAACGAACTCTCGAGGAAGGTTAATGTCTTTTGCGACGAGACCCGTGAACGGGTGGAGACGCTGGCTCAACTGCACGAGCATCAGAGCACCAGTTGGTTCAAAGAGACGTTTTCGGACAAGTTCTGGGAGACTGTCGAGGAATGGCGTGCTGAATGGATCGATGCTTTAGACGATCTCGAATGCGCTTGTCAAGCGTACGCCAAGCCCTCCGACGAGTCCGTCGAGGCACACCTGGCTGACCTATTCGACTACTTCAACGATCGGCTCAAAGGGTCGGATCACTACTCTAGCACGGGCATCCTCTTCATGACGTATTACTTCGAGCGGGAGGGGTCAGAGTTCCTCGACGATAACGGAGAACCCTACGAGAACTTGAAAGACGAAGAACGTCTGCTCGCCTCGCTAGCGACTGGACTCGACGACCCCTCAGTTGTCAACGAGGAGTTCCTCGAAGCGATAGCGGACGACGAGGGCGTCGATGACGTCGACGATCTCTCGCCACTGGCACAGTTCAAGGCCCTGGCAGAGGAGATCGACGATCGCTGCCAGACCATCGACAAGCGAATTCCCTCGGATTGGACTGATCGGGCGCTCTCGGAGATAACGACCGAAGGGTACCAACCGAATCACAAGCACGGCGTCGCAATCAATATCACACCGCTCGCAGAGGCAGAGATCGTCCCGAAGACGGTGGGGGATGACGTCCTCTAA